In Pseudomonas sp. R76, one genomic interval encodes:
- a CDS encoding methyl-accepting chemotaxis protein gives MTTVTSPKPQAASRSRSQIIVLFIALIVFIMLLFANFAYLNTQSTYDKQYIGHAGELRVLSQRIAKNATEAAAGKAAAFKLLGDARNDFAQRWGYLKKGDIETGLPAAPNAVRAEMRAVQTDWEALLKNTDAILASEQTVLSLHQVAATLAETVPQLQMESEKVVDILLQRGAPASQVALAQRQSLLAERILGAVNTVLAGDETAVQAADAFGRDANRFGVVLNGMLNGNPGLRITQVEDHDARARLAEIAELFEFVSGSVDEILETSPQLFQVRASASNIFNLSQTLLDEASHLATGFENLASGRSFDTIGGYVLGLLALTSIILIGLVMVRETNRQLHETAEKNERNQNAIMRLLDEIEDLADGDLTVTASVTEDFTGTIADSINYSVDQLRDLVATINLTAGQVAGAVQETQATAMHLAQASEHQAQQIAEASTAINEMAQSIDQVSANAAESSAVAERSVEIANKGNEVVHNTIHGMDNIREQIQDTAKRIKRLGESSQEIGDIVSLIDDIADQTNILALNAAIQASMAGDAGRGFAVVADEVQRLAERSSAATRQIETLVRAIQADTNEAVISMEQTTTEVVRGARLAQDAGVALEEIEGVSKTLAALIQSISNAAQQQTSSAGQISLTMNVIQQITTQTSSGSTATAESIGNLAKMASQLRRSVSGFTLPPPRSADD, from the coding sequence ATGACCACTGTCACCTCTCCCAAACCGCAAGCCGCGTCGCGCAGCCGTTCGCAGATCATCGTGCTGTTTATCGCACTGATCGTGTTCATCATGCTGTTGTTCGCCAACTTCGCGTACCTCAACACCCAGTCCACTTACGACAAACAGTACATCGGCCACGCCGGTGAGCTGCGCGTGCTGTCACAACGTATCGCCAAAAACGCCACCGAAGCCGCCGCCGGCAAGGCCGCGGCGTTCAAGCTGCTGGGCGATGCGCGCAACGACTTCGCCCAGCGTTGGGGCTACCTGAAAAAAGGTGACATCGAGACCGGCCTGCCCGCCGCGCCCAATGCGGTGCGCGCGGAAATGCGCGCGGTGCAGACCGACTGGGAAGCGCTGCTGAAAAACACCGACGCAATCCTCGCCAGCGAACAGACCGTGTTGTCGTTGCACCAAGTGGCCGCGACCCTGGCCGAAACCGTGCCGCAATTGCAGATGGAATCGGAAAAGGTCGTCGACATCCTGCTGCAACGCGGCGCGCCAGCCAGCCAGGTGGCCTTGGCCCAGCGCCAATCGCTGCTGGCTGAGCGTATTCTCGGCGCGGTCAACACTGTACTTGCCGGTGACGAAACCGCCGTGCAGGCCGCCGATGCCTTTGGTCGTGATGCCAACCGCTTCGGCGTGGTGCTCAACGGCATGCTGAACGGCAACCCGGGGTTGCGTATCACCCAGGTCGAAGACCACGACGCCCGTGCGCGCCTGGCGGAAATTGCCGAGCTGTTCGAGTTTGTCTCGGGCTCCGTGGATGAAATCCTCGAAACCTCTCCGCAGCTGTTTCAGGTGCGCGCCTCGGCGAGCAATATCTTCAACCTGTCGCAAACCCTGCTCGATGAAGCCTCGCACCTGGCCACCGGGTTTGAAAACCTCGCCAGCGGGCGCAGCTTCGACACCATCGGCGGCTACGTGCTGGGCCTGTTGGCGCTGACCTCGATCATCCTGATCGGCCTGGTGATGGTGCGCGAAACCAACCGCCAACTGCATGAAACCGCCGAGAAGAACGAGCGTAACCAGAACGCGATCATGCGCCTGCTCGACGAAATCGAAGACCTCGCCGATGGCGACTTGACCGTGACCGCCTCGGTCACCGAAGACTTCACCGGCACCATCGCCGACTCGATCAATTATTCGGTCGACCAACTGCGCGATCTGGTCGCCACCATCAACCTCACCGCCGGCCAAGTCGCCGGGGCGGTGCAGGAAACCCAGGCTACCGCCATGCACCTGGCCCAGGCCTCGGAGCATCAGGCCCAGCAAATTGCCGAAGCCTCTACCGCGATCAATGAGATGGCCCAGTCCATCGACCAGGTCTCGGCCAACGCCGCCGAGTCCTCGGCAGTGGCCGAGCGCTCGGTGGAAATCGCCAACAAGGGCAACGAGGTGGTGCACAACACCATCCACGGCATGGACAACATTCGCGAGCAGATCCAGGACACCGCCAAACGCATCAAGCGCCTGGGCGAGTCGTCCCAGGAAATTGGCGACATCGTCAGCCTGATTGACGACATTGCCGACCAAACCAACATCCTCGCCCTCAACGCCGCGATCCAGGCAAGCATGGCCGGGGATGCCGGGCGTGGTTTTGCGGTGGTGGCCGATGAAGTGCAACGCCTGGCCGAGCGTTCGTCAGCCGCCACGCGGCAGATTGAAACCTTGGTGCGGGCGATCCAGGCCGACACCAATGAAGCGGTTATTTCCATGGAACAGACCACCACCGAAGTGGTGCGCGGCGCGCGGCTGGCGCAAGACGCCGGAGTGGCGCTGGAAGAGATCGAAGGCGTGTCGAAAACCCTGGCGGCGTTGATCCAGAGTATTTCCAATGCCGCGCAGCAACAGACCTCGTCGGCCGGGCAGATTTCCCTGACGATGAACGTGATCCAGCAGATCACCACACAGACCTCGTCGGGCTCGACGGCCACGGCGGAGAGCATCGGCAACCTGGCGAAGATGGCCAGCCAGTTGCGCAGGTCGGTGTCGGGTTTCACGCTGCCACCGCCACGATCGGCGGATGATTGA
- a CDS encoding chemotaxis protein CheW, producing the protein MTESQTAFELLLDIDRRCRLLAADLPSQETRQQRWSGIGFRLGPYWYVAPMGEVAEVLHEPRCTLMPGVKPWVKGVANLRGRLLPVMDLGGFLGLELSKARKQRRVLVVEFNDMFVGLLVDEVVGMQHFAQDALLASVPPGAPVIQGQFDSDQLWQVFSPFALAQAPGFMDVAA; encoded by the coding sequence ATGACCGAGTCGCAAACCGCCTTCGAGCTGCTGCTGGACATCGACCGCCGCTGCCGCCTGCTGGCCGCCGACCTGCCGTCCCAGGAAACCCGCCAGCAGCGTTGGAGCGGGATCGGCTTTCGCCTGGGGCCTTATTGGTACGTGGCGCCGATGGGCGAAGTCGCGGAAGTGTTGCATGAGCCGCGCTGTACCTTGATGCCTGGGGTCAAGCCCTGGGTCAAAGGTGTGGCCAACCTGCGCGGGCGTTTGCTGCCGGTGATGGACCTGGGCGGGTTTCTCGGCCTGGAATTGTCCAAGGCGCGCAAGCAGCGGCGGGTACTGGTGGTGGAATTCAACGACATGTTTGTCGGGCTGCTGGTGGACGAGGTGGTGGGCATGCAACATTTTGCACAAGACGCATTGCTGGCGAGCGTGCCGCCCGGCGCACCGGTTATCCAGGGCCAGTTCGACAGCGACCAACTGTGGCAGGTCTTCAGCCCCTTCGCTCTGGCCCAGGCCCCAGGCTTCATGGACGTTGCCGCATGA
- the pilH gene encoding twitching motility response regulator PilH, with protein sequence MARVLIVDDSPTEMYKLTGMLEKHGHQVLKAENGADGVALARQEKPDAVLMDIVMPGLNGFQATRQLSKEPETNGIPIIIITTKDQETDKIWGARQGAKDYLTKPVDEETLIATLNKVLAP encoded by the coding sequence ATGGCACGTGTTCTGATCGTCGACGATTCGCCGACCGAAATGTACAAACTGACCGGCATGCTGGAAAAGCACGGCCACCAGGTTCTCAAGGCCGAAAACGGCGCGGACGGCGTTGCCCTGGCCCGCCAGGAAAAACCCGACGCCGTGCTGATGGACATCGTGATGCCGGGCCTCAATGGCTTCCAGGCCACCCGCCAACTGTCCAAGGAGCCGGAAACCAACGGCATCCCGATCATCATCATCACCACCAAGGATCAGGAAACCGACAAAATCTGGGGCGCGCGCCAAGGCGCCAAGGATTACCTGACCAAGCCTGTGGACGAAGAAACCCTGATCGCCACCCTGAACAAGGTGCTGGCTCCCTGA
- the pilG gene encoding twitching motility response regulator PilG produces MEQHSNALRVMVIDDSKTIRRTAETLLKNVGCDVITAIDGFDALARIVDHHPHIIFVDIMMPRLDGYQTCALVKNNPAFKSIPVIMLSSKDGLFDKAKGRIVGVDQFLTKPFSKEELLSAIKAYVPGFAAVEQAH; encoded by the coding sequence ATGGAACAGCATTCCAACGCCTTGAGAGTGATGGTGATCGACGATTCGAAAACGATCCGCCGCACCGCCGAAACCCTGTTGAAGAACGTGGGGTGCGATGTCATCACGGCCATCGACGGTTTCGATGCCCTGGCCCGAATTGTTGATCATCACCCGCACATTATCTTTGTCGACATCATGATGCCGCGCCTGGATGGCTATCAGACCTGCGCCCTGGTGAAGAACAACCCGGCGTTCAAGTCGATCCCGGTGATCATGCTGTCCTCCAAGGACGGCCTGTTCGACAAGGCCAAGGGGCGCATCGTGGGTGTCGATCAGTTTTTGACCAAGCCTTTCAGCAAGGAAGAACTGCTGAGTGCGATCAAGGCCTACGTGCCCGGCTTCGCCGCAGTAGAACAAGCACACTGA
- the gshB gene encoding glutathione synthase — protein MSVRVGIVMDPIASISYKKDSSLAMLLAAQARGWTLFYMEQRDLYQGDGEARARMRPLQVFANPEKWFELADEIDSPLSDLDVILMRKDPPFDMEFVYSTYLLEQAERAGVLIVNKPQSLRDCNEKLFATLFPQCTPPTVVSRRADVLREFAAKHGDVILKPLDGMGGTSIFRHRAGDPNLSVILETLTALGTQQIMGQAYLPAIKDGDKRILMIDGEPVDYCLARIPAAGETRGNLAAGGRGEARPLSDKDRWIASQVGPTLREKGLLFVGLDVIGENLTEINVTSPTCIREIDNAFGTNIGEMLMAAIERKLQAK, from the coding sequence ATGAGCGTTCGCGTCGGCATTGTCATGGACCCTATCGCCAGCATTTCCTATAAAAAGGACAGCTCGCTGGCCATGCTCCTGGCCGCCCAGGCCCGCGGCTGGACCCTGTTCTATATGGAGCAGCGCGATCTTTACCAAGGCGACGGCGAAGCCCGCGCACGCATGCGCCCGCTGCAGGTGTTTGCCAACCCTGAAAAGTGGTTCGAGCTGGCGGATGAGATCGACAGCCCCTTGAGCGATCTGGACGTGATCCTGATGCGCAAGGACCCGCCGTTCGACATGGAATTCGTCTACTCCACCTACCTGTTGGAGCAGGCTGAGCGCGCCGGTGTGTTGATCGTCAACAAGCCGCAAAGCCTGCGCGACTGCAATGAAAAGCTGTTCGCCACCCTTTTCCCACAATGCACACCGCCGACGGTTGTCAGCCGCCGCGCCGACGTGCTGCGTGAATTCGCCGCCAAACACGGTGATGTGATCCTCAAGCCGTTGGACGGCATGGGCGGCACCTCGATTTTCCGCCACCGCGCGGGCGACCCGAACCTGTCGGTGATCCTCGAAACCCTGACCGCGCTGGGCACCCAGCAGATCATGGGCCAGGCTTACCTTCCGGCGATCAAGGACGGCGACAAGCGCATCCTGATGATTGACGGCGAGCCGGTGGATTACTGCCTGGCGCGTATCCCGGCGGCGGGCGAGACTCGTGGCAACCTGGCCGCTGGCGGTCGTGGTGAGGCGCGACCACTGTCGGACAAAGACCGTTGGATTGCTTCCCAAGTTGGCCCGACCCTGCGGGAAAAAGGCCTGCTCTTCGTAGGACTAGACGTAATTGGTGAAAACCTCACCGAAATCAACGTCACCAGCCCGACCTGTATTCGCGAGATCGACAACGCATTTGGCACGAACATCGGCGAAATGCTGATGGCCGCCATTGAGCGCAAGCTACAAGCCAAGTGA
- a CDS encoding energy transducer TonB codes for MTLPPDLPPELSHSGVRPADRLGFTLFLAALIHLALLLGLGFTFAEPKQITKTLEITLATFKSEKKPEKADFLAQDNQQGSGTLDKKAVPKTTEVAPFQDNKVNKVTPPPTPKPEVKQAAPKAAVTTVAPKPQKAPTQREKTKTEPQPEPVKPAPTFDSSQLSDQISSLEAELANEQQLYAKRPRIYRLNAASTMRDKGAWYKDEWRKKVERIGNLNYPDEARRQQIYGNLRLLVSINRDGSLYEVQVLESSGQPLLDQAAQRIVRLAAPFAPFTGDLNDVDRLEIIRTWKFARGDRLSSN; via the coding sequence ATGACGCTCCCGCCCGATCTGCCCCCCGAACTCTCCCACAGTGGCGTGCGCCCGGCTGATCGGCTCGGATTTACCCTGTTCCTGGCAGCCTTGATTCACCTCGCGTTGCTGCTCGGCCTGGGTTTTACCTTCGCCGAACCCAAGCAGATCACCAAAACCCTGGAAATCACCCTCGCCACGTTCAAGAGCGAAAAGAAGCCTGAAAAGGCCGACTTTCTCGCCCAGGACAACCAGCAAGGCAGCGGCACCCTCGACAAGAAAGCCGTGCCCAAAACAACCGAAGTGGCGCCGTTCCAGGACAACAAGGTGAATAAAGTCACCCCGCCGCCGACGCCCAAGCCCGAGGTCAAGCAGGCCGCGCCCAAGGCCGCCGTGACTACCGTGGCGCCAAAACCGCAAAAAGCCCCGACCCAGCGCGAAAAAACCAAGACAGAACCACAGCCCGAGCCCGTGAAGCCGGCGCCGACCTTTGACAGTTCGCAGCTTTCCGACCAGATCTCCAGCCTTGAAGCGGAGCTGGCCAACGAACAACAGCTGTACGCCAAGCGCCCGCGCATCTATCGCCTGAACGCCGCCTCGACCATGCGCGACAAAGGTGCCTGGTATAAGGACGAATGGCGCAAGAAGGTCGAGCGCATCGGCAACCTCAACTACCCGGATGAGGCGCGGCGCCAGCAGATTTACGGCAATTTGCGTCTATTGGTGTCGATCAACCGTGATGGCTCGCTCTATGAAGTGCAGGTGCTGGAGTCGTCCGGCCAACCGCTGCTGGACCAGGCCGCCCAGCGCATCGTGCGCCTGGCTGCGCCTTTCGCGCCATTTACCGGCGACCTGAACGACGTCGACCGCCTGGAAATCATCCGCACCTGGAAGTTTGCCCGGGGTGATCGGCTGTCCAGTAACTGA
- a CDS encoding YqgE/AlgH family protein, whose amino-acid sequence MKNVSPTYLKHQFLIAMPHMADPNFAQTLTYIVEHTANGAMGLVVNRPQELNLADILEQLRPEIDPPARCQSVPIYIGGPVQTDRGFVLHPTGPKFQATVDLEGVSLSTSQDVLFAIADGVGPEQSVITLGYAGWEAGQLEAELASNAWLTCPFDADILFNTASELRLEAAAAKLRVNLSLLTSQAGHA is encoded by the coding sequence ATGAAAAATGTCAGCCCGACCTACCTCAAGCACCAATTCCTGATCGCCATGCCCCATATGGCCGACCCAAACTTTGCGCAGACCTTGACCTACATCGTCGAGCACACGGCCAATGGTGCCATGGGGCTGGTGGTGAACCGCCCGCAAGAGCTGAACCTGGCCGACATTCTTGAGCAATTGCGCCCCGAGATCGACCCGCCGGCCCGTTGCCAGAGCGTGCCGATCTACATCGGCGGGCCGGTGCAGACCGATCGCGGTTTTGTGCTGCACCCCACTGGGCCGAAGTTCCAGGCCACGGTTGACCTTGAAGGTGTGTCGCTGTCCACGTCCCAGGACGTGTTGTTCGCCATCGCCGACGGCGTGGGGCCTGAGCAAAGTGTGATCACCCTCGGCTACGCCGGCTGGGAAGCCGGGCAGCTTGAGGCGGAGCTGGCCAGCAATGCCTGGCTGACCTGCCCGTTCGACGCCGACATTCTGTTCAATACCGCCAGCGAGCTACGCCTGGAAGCGGCGGCGGCCAAGCTGCGGGTCAACCTCAGCCTGCTGACCAGCCAGGCGGGGCACGCCTGA
- the ruvX gene encoding Holliday junction resolvase RuvX, giving the protein MALRLILGFDYGTKQIGVAVGQVITGQARELCTLKAQNGVPDWNQVEALIKEWKPDAVVVGLPLNMDGTPSDMCLRAEKFARRLNGRYNLPFYTHDERLTTFEAKGERRDRGGQKGSYRDNPVDAIAAALLLQGWLDENTALFES; this is encoded by the coding sequence ATGGCCTTGCGTTTGATCCTCGGTTTTGACTACGGCACCAAACAGATCGGCGTAGCGGTCGGCCAGGTGATTACCGGCCAGGCCCGCGAGCTGTGCACCCTCAAAGCCCAGAACGGCGTGCCGGACTGGAACCAGGTCGAAGCCCTGATCAAGGAGTGGAAGCCCGACGCAGTCGTGGTCGGCCTGCCCCTGAATATGGACGGCACGCCCAGCGACATGTGCCTGCGCGCCGAAAAGTTCGCCCGCCGCCTCAATGGCCGCTACAACCTGCCCTTCTATACCCACGACGAGCGCCTGACCACCTTTGAAGCCAAGGGTGAGCGCCGCGACCGTGGCGGGCAGAAAGGCAGCTACCGCGACAACCCCGTGGACGCCATCGCCGCCGCCTTGCTATTGCAGGGTTGGCTGGATGAAAACACCGCTTTATTTGAATCCTGA
- the pyrR gene encoding bifunctional pyr operon transcriptional regulator/uracil phosphoribosyltransferase PyrR, translating into MSLPNPAELISQMAIRLRAHLQHRAISEPRFIGIRTGGVWVAQALLEELGSDSPLGTLDVSFYRDDFSQNGLHPQVRPSALPFEIEGQHLVLIDDVLMSGRTIRAAMNELFDYGRPASVTLVCLLDLDAGELPISPDVVGATLSLEAHQRVKLSGPTPLELELQDLAL; encoded by the coding sequence ATGAGCCTGCCCAATCCCGCCGAACTGATCAGCCAGATGGCGATTCGCCTCAGGGCGCACTTGCAACACCGCGCCATCAGCGAACCGCGCTTTATCGGCATTCGCACCGGTGGTGTGTGGGTCGCCCAGGCGTTGCTGGAAGAACTGGGCAGTGACTCGCCGCTGGGCACGCTGGACGTGTCCTTCTACCGCGACGACTTCAGCCAGAACGGCCTGCACCCGCAAGTGCGCCCTTCGGCCCTGCCGTTCGAAATCGAAGGCCAGCACCTGGTGCTGATCGACGATGTGCTGATGAGCGGGCGCACCATCCGCGCCGCCATGAACGAGTTGTTCGACTACGGCCGCCCGGCCAGCGTGACCTTGGTGTGCCTGCTGGACCTGGACGCCGGCGAATTGCCGATCAGCCCGGATGTGGTTGGCGCAACCCTGTCCCTGGAAGCCCACCAGCGGGTAAAATTGTCCGGTCCCACGCCGCTCGAACTCGAACTGCAAGACCTTGCCCTTTAA